The Pseudomonas putida nucleotide sequence CGCGTTCGCATGAGGAGCTGTATCACGTAACCCGCGCCTATGAGGAGCTCATGCGGCGCTACCAGCGGACCCTTTTCAACGTCTGTGCACGTTATCTGGGGAACGACCGCGACGCTGATGATGTCTGTCAGGAAGTGATGCTGAAGGTGCTGTACGGTCTGAAGAACTTCGAGGGCAAATCCAAGTTCAAGACCTGGCTCTACAGCATCACCTACAACGAATGCATTACCCAGTACCGCAAGGAGCGTCGTAAACGCCGGTTGATGGATGCCTTGAGTCTGGACCCTATAGAAGAGGCGTCCGAAGAGAAGGCTCCGAAACCGGA carries:
- the sigX gene encoding RNA polymerase sigma factor SigX, with protein sequence MRYDPRELTDEELVARSHEELYHVTRAYEELMRRYQRTLFNVCARYLGNDRDADDVCQEVMLKVLYGLKNFEGKSKFKTWLYSITYNECITQYRKERRKRRLMDALSLDPIEEASEEKAPKPEEKGGLDKWLVHVNPIDREILVLRFVAELEFQEIADIMHMGLSATKMRYKRALDKLREKFAGLDET